From the genome of Deinococcus aquaedulcis:
TTCCCGGATCAGGGCCGCCAGTTGGCCCATGTGCACCGGGGTCACATGCGGGCTGGGCAGGTTGAAGGGCTGGGCGTCTGTGACCTGCACCCCGTCCAGGCCGGGCAGGCTGGGGGGCTGCTGCGGGGTCAGGCCGCGCCCGTCGGGGCTGGGGCGGCTGGCGATGGTGCCGCCCGTGTGAATCACCGCGAGGCGGGGGGCAGGGGTGGACATGCCGGGCATCCTAACGTGCCCACTCGGGCGACTGTCCGGCCGGGCAGGTCAGGCGACCCTACTGGCGGCGCAGGCGCACCCAGACCAGGGCCAGGACAAACACGGCCGCCCCCAGCGGCAGTTCGGCCAGCAGGGCGCTGCCCAGTTCGGCGCCCCCCCGGGTGCGCTGCCACAGGCCAATGCCCACCCACAGCAGAGCGGCGGCCAGGGCAATCAGCAGTTGACGGGCCAGCGCAGGCACGCGCGCCTTACTCCCGGGCGGCGTCAATCAGGGCCTGGGCGCCCTGGTTCAGCATGTCGGCGGCCAGTTCGGCGCCCAGATCGGCGCACTCGCCGGGGTCGCCCTGGGTGGTGCCGCGAATCACCTTGGTGCCGTCCAGCGCGCCCACCCAGCCTTCCAGGGTCAGCACGCCGCCCTTCACGGTGGCGTGCGCGCCCACCGGGGCCATGCACCCAGCGCCCAGCCCGGCCAGGAACTCGCGCTCGGCGGTGATGCGGTCATCGGTGGTGTGGTCGTGGATGGCGTAGGCGACCTCAATGCTCAGGTCGTCGTCGGCGCGGGTTTCCAGGGCCAGGGCGCCCTGGCCAGGGGCGGGCAGCAGAATGTCGGGTTCCAGGAACTCGTCAATGCGGTGGCGCATCTCGGTGCGGATCAGGCCGGCGGCGGCCAGGATGATCGCGTCGTACTCGTCGCCGGCCAGCGCCGCAAGGCGGGTGTCAATGTTGCCGCGCAGGTTCACGATCTGCAGGTCTGGGCGGTAGGCGCGCAGGAACGCCTTGCGCCGCACGCTGCTGGTGCCCACCCGGGCGCCCTGCGGCAGCTCGGCCAGTTTCTTCATGCCTTCCTTGCCGATCAGCACGTCGCGGGCGTCCACGCGGCGGGGAATGGCGCTGACCTCCAGGCCGTCCGGCTGCTCGGTGGGCAGGTCCTTGAGGGAATGCACCGCAATATCAATGCGCCCGCCCAGCAGGGCGTCTTCGATTTCCTTGACCCAGAAACCCTTGTCGCCCTTCTGGGCCATGGCTTCCAGGCTGCCCCGGTTGCGGTCGCCGCCGGTGCTGATCGTCTGGATGCGGAAGTCCGTGTCGGGCCATTCCTCTTTCAGCCGGGCCACCACCCAGTGGGTCTGTGCGAGCGCCAGAGTCGAGCCGCGCGTGCCTACCGTCACCATCCGCATAACCTGACCAGTATACGGGCTGGCGACAGGACAGGCGGTCAGCCCCCGCAGGCACCGGGCACAATGGCGACAGATGACCACCTTTGCCGACTCCTGGCTGTGGGGCGTGGGCCTGAGCTCCGGGCCTCTGGACGCCGCCGATCTGGACCTGCTGCGCGAACTGGGCGTGCAGGCCGCCTGCCTGACCGCGCCCTGGGCCCAGTTGCAGCCCACCGGCCGGGGCCGCCTGAATGCCGGCGCACTGGCCGCCATTGACCGCCTGACCGACGACCTGCTGACCCTGGGCGTGCAGCCGTGGCTGAGCCTGGACGGCGCGCTGCCCCCCACTGTTGACGCCGCCGGGGGCTGGCTGGCCCGCGACACGGCCCACCGCTTTCAGGACTACGCCTATCTGGTGGGCGAGGCCCTGGCGGACCGCGCGGCGGCCGTGTTTACGCTGTGGCCGGTGCTGGGCACGCCCCCGTCGCCGCCGACCCTGCACAGCTTTCCAG
Proteins encoded in this window:
- the hemC gene encoding hydroxymethylbilane synthase; protein product: MRMVTVGTRGSTLALAQTHWVVARLKEEWPDTDFRIQTISTGGDRNRGSLEAMAQKGDKGFWVKEIEDALLGGRIDIAVHSLKDLPTEQPDGLEVSAIPRRVDARDVLIGKEGMKKLAELPQGARVGTSSVRRKAFLRAYRPDLQIVNLRGNIDTRLAALAGDEYDAIILAAAGLIRTEMRHRIDEFLEPDILLPAPGQGALALETRADDDLSIEVAYAIHDHTTDDRITAEREFLAGLGAGCMAPVGAHATVKGGVLTLEGWVGALDGTKVIRGTTQGDPGECADLGAELAADMLNQGAQALIDAARE